Within Gambusia affinis linkage group LG01, SWU_Gaff_1.0, whole genome shotgun sequence, the genomic segment GCATTCTGAACTGAGGGTCATCTTTACTCTGTTAGTTTCTGATTTTTGATGTAGGaaatttgctgtaattttaaacattctATATAtatgtttaggtttttaaaatacatagaaatgtAAGACACTTTCTGAAAGAGATTACGTGAATGGATTCTGGAAtaatatttgtgtaaaattatgcaaaaaaaaaaattcacatatttTCCAACCTagtgagtatatatatatatatatatatatatatatatatatatatatatatatatatatatatatatatatatatatatatatatatatatatatatatatatatatatatatatatatatatatatatatatatatatatatatatatataactgttCTACTTAATCGAGTCTTTGCACTTAAATCGGTGAACAACAACATCAGCTCTGCAGAACAATCTGGAGAGCGGAGTTTTCGTTTTTCCGCCCGACTTTGAACGCACCAGAGGAGCCGTGCTCCCCACAGATCGTTGCGGTGCTCGCTCTGACTGCGAAACCGGACGGATGCGTGGTTTGAGCGGGGATGGAGACGATGACTTGTCGCTGTGGAGCGTCAGAGACCAGCCGCTGAGAGGTGAACGGCGTGTCGGTGGACCTCAGCAGCAATGAGTGAAGTGACGCGGAGAAGAAAAGAAGTGGGGCTGAAGAACTTTAGGCAAAGATGGAGTGAGTTTAAAGCTGCTGTGAAACTGTCGGGGTGTTATTGGTGTGGGAATCCCgcgaaataattttaaaaagtccccCATAAAAGTTACTTGGGTGGATTTTCAACAGTGTTTTTGATTATTGGCGCTTCCagatgtgtgtgtaaatgtagAGGATGTTTAGTTGTTACCTGTCTGAACGGTTAcccaaatctttgtttttctattttctttactGCGCTGCTTTAAAATGCACCGTGATGTTAAGTGAGATCCAGGGCAGACGGATATGGTGGCTTTCTCTACATCTGTCATTTCAGCCTGGCATCTGTAACGTCTGCAGACCTAACTCAATCACCATCTCTTGGCTGTTGGATGGAAATgtaggattattattattaatattaatatttgacaTCAGAGGAGCGACTGGATCCCTTCCTTCCTACCTGTGTGACCAGAACCACGCCATCCCTTTTAGATTAGATCTGGTGACACAAGAACATGATGATGAAACCAAACTTTCCCAGTGACCAGATCCACCAGCAGATTCGGATCAAATCTGGACTTCAGTTTGTTGAGAAGGAGTGACGCGCTGCGTTCAAGCTTTCAAACAGAATTCAGTTGAAACTTGTTTAGGAGCCTCAGGCCCGGAGCTCTTAACTCAGGACTGTTATTTCCACCCACTGGCTTCATAGCTGAGAGGAGACACAATTCAGGGTTAGCATGACTGCTCAGCAGGATCCCAGCCTGCTTGTTAAAGAGGAATTGCACTCAAAATCAGACCTGGGAGAGAGCATTCTCTGCTTCTGAGTTTTGTACTGTTTCCTCGTGTTTGCTGAAATTCAGAGTTGTGCAACTGGTGggtggagaagcagcagcactGCTGTTGATGTTGACATTGTTGCAACAGAGTGCAAACACCTTTTGTTGCCAGCAAAATGGTGGATCTTAGACTCAGCAAAGAGTGAGCCAGGGGGAGAGGGAACCCAGTGGGATTTGTTACTCTGCTTGTGTGTATAGCCAAATGTCTAATGTCTAAGTAATTTGTCAAAACAAACTCTGCATTAGCAGCTTCAGCACAACCCAAACTGCAGGATGTGCTAACAAAGTTTTGAAGTGAAATGACTTACTTGGTAGTAAGGCTGTAGTCCAGGTTTCTTatcttccagtttttttattaatctcaaaataaagAATGTGCTCTGTGAGCTGAACAGTGAGAGGatgctttaaaataatatattctcAACATTTTTCCTAAGTTTAGTTTGCCACTGttgaaataattgatttatcgttaactggagtatgtAGACACCAAGCAGGCCACTTATTTAAAGACCAACACAGTCAGATCAGCACTTGAGCCAAAGCTGGAAAGCCGACACAACGCCGCCAGTttgctgtttgtgtctgtgaaGGTAATATTTCAGCAGAAAGGGCTAGCttgtttcaaaattttttttcccgatacagactttttttgtctgaaatgttgctaaatatagcaagaaagttgctgagtcgGTAACAGTGGGGGATGACGATTGTTATCTGCAAAcctgcagacatgacctggtgggcggggccAACAACAAGCTGTTTGTATTGATTTTGACGCAAGCATGtttgaataattcatttttcCAGTGTTGATTATATCGAGACCATTTTTTTGACAATCCTTATAGATGTAAGTTGCTATTTTCCGTTGACTGTGGTTCTGACCCTCCAGACCGTTTGGCTCCAATGAAATATGATAAAGGGTGATGCTATTATTGTTTAGCAGCAAGTCGTAAGAGCTGAGTGTAGATTATTCTAAATGATTTCAAGTTGTTGCTTGTAAAGTCTACCTGATACCTACACATGGTCGGTAGAAATTAACTACGGGGGACCCAGAAATGTCGGGTCCAGAAgaattaaactgtaaatgtacaaaataaccAGGCGCCCAGGGAAGATCCCCGACTGTGATGGTAGActttattcaaaacatttaagtttatttatgtagcaccgATTTCCAACAAGTCTTCTTGTAAGACTACCTGTGTAAACCTCTCAAAACGACAGAAAGCAGAACTGAAACGGAGGCGAGCCGAAGTGGAACAGACCTGACAGATTCAggtctgttttggttttagttttggAGCAAACTCGAAGGATAAACCAGACTGTGAGTCTTTCTGAAagctttctctttctgttccaTTATCCCCCTTTTCTCTGGAAAGCTCAACGAGGGAAAGTCTTTGAGTCACGTCAAACTGAAAGTAATTAAGCCGTTTATTAAGGAGTTGAGTTTTTGCCTGCCTCACAATGCTGATGTTGGAGAAGATAAATGTAGAAGATGGGGAATTATTCAcccttaaaagaaaaacatgtttctttgcAATCCTCTTGCCTTTCCTGTAGAGAAAGGCCACATCTGCTCCCTGAAACATGTCTAAGACAATAAATTAGTCACCGAGTCACAAGCCTACTTTTAGGTTGTAAAAAGAGTTGCTAACACCAGCGCTCCTTGCATCTGCAGCTGTACAGCATGGTAAAATTAATGCAGCTCCGCTCACACTGCTAATCTatacagagtgtgtgtgtgctgataCATTCACACTGTAAGTAAAACTCAGATGCTGTAGTTTCCCATGTTTCCCTGAAGGCAGCTATGCATGAGAGGCATGTCTGCATGTCAGTTCTCGCCTGTGAGAAGCTGCAGAGACCTGTTCTGATAAACTGTAAACTGTGTTGGAAATGAACTCCCACCCAAATTCACATagaaaatgttatatatttttttctgcatcacctGAAAGCAACACAAGAATGAAAATTCTTTCTCTGGAGGATGAAGTAAACAGACGACTCAGCAGACTGTTAATACTGCAGTGCGCTCACAAGATGAGTGGTGAAGAAACAGTGTGGACAGAGGTTTGTCGCTGGGCAACCGGGAGCTGGTATGATGCTTGTTCTTGTGTTATTTACTGCTCCACTCTGCTGTGCACAATCCTGAGCGAACACTCATTAATTTAGGTTTGTTGCAGTTGAGCTGGACCTGTTATCTGGACTTGTTATCTGGACCTGTTATCTGGACCTGTTATCTGGACCTGTTATCTGGACCTGTTATCTGGCCCATTTTCATCCCAGAATCATTTAGGTATAGAAACAAACAATGGCAGTCGTGTGTCTACCATATTTCCACGTTCTCTTACAGCTACTATAtctttaaatatgttgttgACACAGTTATTTCCCATCCACTTGGTTAAATCTATGAAACAAACATTGAAACAGTTTAGAGAAAGATCAAATATTAGCCCCGGCAAGGCGGTTCTCCAACAAGATTCGTCAGACGATCAGCAGAAGAATAATGCAgatatttttcctttcattaaatGATTATTTGCTTTTCCTCTCTATGTGTGCAATTAAAATCTTTTGGGAAAGATACTGGAATCTGCCAAGTTCTTCTGGAATCACCTAGCAGATACAAAAGATCCTAGTTTCTTTGTTCAGGAGGGGGTTTCCCTGCCATTCCCCGGGTAAAATTGTGTCTTTATTATTCTGCAAATATAGTGACTTTATCCTCACGATTACACAAAAATGCTCATAGCCCGGCCCTAATACTCTGCTGTACAACTCACAGGaggaatgattgaaataaaagtaactCTTTGAAAATACTGTCAGgcatttttaatttccttttctgaAAGATTGAAATTGTATCTagtatgaaaaaatgttttgattttatttctgcttacCTGAAAGCATTTCTAACAGAGCAGTGCTTCCAGCTGCGCAGTAATCTACACGCCGTGTAGATTGTCTGCTGTTCGGTTCTTCAGGAGGCAGGATTACTGACTGGAGCCAAACTTTATTAACCTGAGCCTCTTTATGATTAGTCGTTTTAGTGGTCACCATGGTGATTAAGTCCCCAAACAAGCTCAGTCCTGGTCTAGTTAATTGTGAGCCGTATCTTCATGTGCATCTGGACAGGCCACAgatccatcacagggcaacacaaagacacgcTGGACAGGAGACCAATCAGCGTCTTTCTCAACTTGGGCAAAGGGAGGACAGACTGTACAACTCATCAGTTGTGACACAGATACTCTGAGCCTCAATCGTTATGCTGGATTTCTGCATAATGCAACATAATGCGTTGTCTCAGGCCAGGAGGTGTTCACAGTGAAAACCCAACCATCTGCAGCCTGGCTGTAGCCTCATGGTGACCATGTCAGTTAGTTTCACATAAAACTGGGATGTGAGAGGATGGGTGTGTTAAATGTGGACCCTGACTAACCGCAGACTGTTTTTGTGGTGCAGGTGAGCAGCCCAAAGAGAACCTCGCCACCGCCGATGTGCCTGGAAAACGCTGTgagtttctgatgtttttagaGTCTTTTcatggtaataaaaaaataaaataaatccactaTGTATAGGTATgtgagctgtttttatttaagattattcaattattattaatttttcaattGTTAAAGGTTGAATTAATTTACTTCAATTATTAAATTCAACCTCACAAAACCTTAGTTGTTTAGATGCAAAAGTTGCAAACTCCAGAACCGCGGGCTTGtggaaaacttttcaaatgtgctttctttttacTGTGACTCCATCTTTCGGGAATCCTTCATGAACCAACTGGTATTCAACGTCTTTGTGACAGTCGCCCGTGTTAGAGGTTGTTGGTGCATAAGGCAGTGCAGCGCGTTCAGGTGCACTACCTGCAAACAGTCTGAGTGCTGAAAGCCGCACAGGAAGCGTGGCGAAGCTGCTGTGCGGCTTCGGTGTTGTcgagctgctttttttttttttttgttcctcgtAGGTGCAACACCACCAGGGGACAATGATGGACGACCAGGGGCCCTCAAGCGGTTCAGTGCTATGTGGCCATCGTTCCGCAAAGGCAGAAAGGACAGTGAGTATCATGTCAAGTGGATGTTTGTCTGGTTTTGTTGATGTTGCTAAAGGTGGTTTTCGTCTGTATTTCCTCCCTTTGATGCCAGAGTGCAGGAAGTCAGAATTAGCCTGTTCTCTGAGTATGGAGCAGAGTGTTCAGTAAAGCAGCGGCTGAATGGGCTCAGTGAGTCTAAAGTGCATGGAGTGGGTGAAAGGTGCACCTCCATGCCAGTCTGCAAAGACAAGATCCATGTATGAACAGCCAGAAGTACAAGCAGCAGCAGTCACTGTGACAACCACATTTAGCAAAATGATGCCTAAGTGCCAAAGTAAGGAACTTtcaattgaaaataaaacttattttattttatttcattcagagAACGCATTAGTCGTATGATAACTTTGAGTACTGTGGATTCATGACATTGTGGTATCTGCATgaacataaaaatctgttaCATGACCACCAGATTACTTACGTTCACAATGAAAATGTGAACGTAAGTAAGAAAGGAAGACAGTGGATCACTGCTGGGCTCAGGGTGAAGTCACTGTTTACGTCTCACACTCTCCCATACAGTTCTGCAGAGTGTTGTGTCTTACAGTCTCCCATACAGTTCTGCAGTGTTGTGTCTCACCACCCACAGCCCTTTTCTGACTTAGTTTCTGAGTCTGACAAAAAGCTGCAGATTGAGTTGAATGTTCAGCACAGCTTATGTGTTCTCCAGTGCTgcgttgtgtttgtgttgcataCAGAGTATGTTGCGCTAATCTTTGGACTCTTGACCCCCCCAACCACTATATGACGACCCCACCCACCAGAGCTGATATTCAGTGGTAatggaaaactgttttttattggCGTAGGACTATTAGTTACTGAACTTCCTGAAAATTCCTTAAGATGAACTTCAAGCAAAGAAGTGACTCCTTTTAAATGGAAAAGTGTTTGTCATTCAAATGACCATATCCCACAGAATGCAGATCATTTGCAATGAGTGTTGGGATGCATCCTATTAGATGTCAGAGGTTGTAACTTGGAACTGATCGGCCACAGTTCAACACTGTTCCTGTGCattgtatataaaaaagaaaaagcaacaatagGAGTGACAGCTTTATAACATCTTTAAGCCCTTTACAGATTTTACACCTGTTTTCTTTTGGCGGTTGGAATCgtaaatgtggaaaatattgGCTGTAGCTTTTAAAGCACAGAGGGATTTTTTGCCAAACCCCTTAAAAGGTAGGAGAGTGCTAGGGCGTGCGCTCACACAGAAACTGGAAAGTTGAGAGAGAGGTCATCTCCACATGAAGTAGACcggcactttaaaaaaaaaaaaggtatccACGTTTTTGTTGAAGTTACACCAGGATGTAATCAGTATAGGAGTAGGAATCAGTTCATGCTGTGAAAGTGGTGTAACAAACATGTCAGAATGTACGTCATCTTCCTGTTGGTGGTTAAATGGTACATCATCTCTTATTGTGCTGAGCTCGTATTCTTCTCCTGTACTTCTGCAGAGTGTTATGTCTCACACTCAGATATCAGTGTGTGCAATATTTACATCACAAAGGACTGTTTGGAGTCCAATATTTGTTGGCTCATAAGTTGTTCACTGTGTGCATTGAGTCCCCCGTCAGACACAAAGGATAATACAGAAAAGGTGAAAGGTCACAGAGTGATGGAAGCATGTAAAAGGCATATATCGCATCTGATATTGTGATTGTAATATTTGCCAATGTTATCGCCTTTGCAAGACCTTGtaatattgtgcagccctaatGTCAGAGGACATTAGTCAAAAAAAGTGAGTAAAGGACATGTGAACGGTGAGTGGGGGTTGGTAATGGACCTGGAGATGACATACTGTAAAAATGTAGTGCACCTTGTTTTTCTGAGACTCTGCTTGACGGTGTCCACAAGCCCTCTGACTCACCGTCTATAATAggtgtgcttttgttttgaccTAATGAGGTGGCACTGGTAGCATTTACTGTAAACAGCAGCTGTTCCTTGGACTCCCTATTTTTAACTGTCAACGCCGACATTTTATCTCCACTAGCAGCTTCGCAGCCTGCTCTACAATACAAACGTGGCTTATTTTTACAAAGACTACCActgttttttaggttttttttggttttatgttaatcTTAAGAAGTCTATAAAGATGGATTATTGAAGTAACTTTGTTTACGTTAACCAGTAACTTTTATTTGAGGCTTCATTGATCTCATCCTGGCCCAGATCTTTACCTGCAGGTAAAGTTGGCGCTCAGGGAGAATGCAGGAACTAACAGTGTTCCTGTTCAGGCACTCGGCTCAAAGCTGAGAGTCCTGACTGCTTCACATGTGAACATACCTTACCAACTAGGGATCTCTATGTCAGACCTCCTGCTTCactctgctgctggttctggttctgttccacCACAGCATCCACCTGAAAGCTCTCAGCTCAGGAACGCCATCCTCATCCTCTGGCATGTTGGTACTTACTAATCGATAAAGTGCTCAGCAGCAGGGATCAATAAGATCAGATCCAGAAAGAGCAACATCAGTggctgtgtttttctgtggaaGATGAAGAACATTTACTCATGACTGACTGAAACCAGTTCTGTCCTTCAGACAAGAATTACATTGCTTGAATACTGATTCAGTGAGAAACGCAGAGCCCTGTTGAGACCCGGAAACATGATTTTGGTTTTGATTAAATCTGGATCTGAAGCTGCTCTACATTTTGGCCAACGTTCACTAGTGGGCTAACAAACTCTGGGTGGAGTAACGATGTGTCATTTgaaatacaaattacaaaaatacaaagtctgACACCAAACACATTGCAAAGAAACCCAATGGTGTTCTTGCCATTCGCAATACTTTGTCAAGTCCCGATCTATTGATTGATCATTCGTAGTGAATAAGCTCAAAGTGCgattcagttttaaatttctCCATAAACACAGTTCCTCttgtcatccatccatcgaCGAGTGAAACCCTATTTTACGCTCTGTTATCCTAAGAACTACTTTAGTCAATATTGACTTGAAGACCCTAAATGGGGGTTCTAACATGGCCTGTATCGTTCAAGTGGATGAAAAGCATGTTCTAAAATGTAATATATCCTTTATCTCTTCACGTCAACTTTATGTCCCCATGGTCTTTTTATCCACCCCAGTCATGCATCTTCCTCCACCTGTAAGCAGAGAATGGAGCTGTTCTGATTTTAGCCATCGTTAGTTCAGGCATCAGATGGCGACATCAGCCTAcctccctctctgctctctAACTCactttatatttgtgtgtttctgtgtagaAATCAAAGAGCCTGATCTTGCAGAGACGAGGGAGAACCTGCCAGTCCTGGACAATGTGCCCATCCAGCCCCGCCGTGTCAGTGGCCAGTACTTCTTTGAGTATCTAGTGGTGGTCAGCCTGAAGAAGAACAAAGATGGCAGCAACTATGAGCCTCAAATCACCTACCAGTTTCCTAAGGTCAGTCACACAGTGAAGTCCAAGTTTACACAGGTTTGCTCTTTTAAATAATGTGGGTCAGAGTGTTGAACTGGTGTTAGTCTTACTCAAACAGGTTTGCAGTAAAAGTTGTTAAAGCTTTAAATTTATAACTTTGTGAACAAACTTTGCAACACCAACTGTCTACTGTAAGagaaatttatgttttgttttattttcccaattTTCTCATCTCATCTCAAGTAACAGTGTATATACTAGACATGAGTACTTATTTAAGTACTTTATTACCACCTTCTGattatcatgttttatttatcattgtAAATGAAAACGAAACATGAGATTTGTTTGAGAATTTAACCTTCTAACTAGTTATTTCagtgtatatataaaataatcttgtttatttatgatgaaagcaaatttttaaGTTATGCAGTTTAATGACTTTGATGTGGTGGTCCATGCCTTCAATGTGTcttgttttgatcatttcaagTTTTTCAGCTTGTCTATCAGTCAACAAGGCATGACGATAATTTATTATGGGACATCTGGGAGGAGTGACTGCAGGGAACATGGGAGAGGatttaatatattaaacatttaagttaatatttaatgtattaaatCCTTTATAATATTATAAGTAATATTTATTGGAATCTTATTCATTTCTTATGCCAgtttaaagttagttttaaaaacatcacacaaACAGAGTTCTGAACCCAGAACACTCTTCTTCTGTCTAAACATTGGTGCTAAGATACACCAGTGACAGCgtattaatttacaaaatttaaGATAGGTGGAAAATGATTCAAACCAAAAACCTGCCTGAGTGAAGAAAAcaagttgttcttttttaattttattgtagtGCTATgttcaaatgattaaaatctGGATGGCTGACCGGAAGAAAGCATGTAACTCCTGCATAACGCTTGTAAGAATTTCAAGTGAGTACAGGATGTCTGATAGAAGGTGTTTATAACAGCATGTGGGTTTCTTGTCAGAGAGACGTCATGGCCAAATatcagaaggaggaagaggagaagaccTTAAAGGCAATCACACTGTTTTGTTTCCCAGAGGGCATCAGTTGGGCTCCTTTGACAGAGTACCCCAGGTGAATACAACTCATCCGGCTGTCtcctatttatgtttttgctgttttcgtcaaatacagttttttttttttcttttccttttgacAACATGCAGTGAGACCTTCTCCTTTGTTCTGACTGAGATCGACGGCAGTAGACGAAACGGATACTGCAGGAGATTACTGGTGAGTCTGAGGATTAAACTCTTCAAACTGTTGGGAAATACGTCCAGTGCCAAATAAAAATGCCTACGCTTTAATTCTTCCCATTTACagccaggaggaagaggagctcgACCTCCAGAGGCTTTCTGTATCATCAGTTCGCTGGCCTGCTTCGGCCTCTTCTCCAAGGTACGGTGCAACTCGCCCTGGAAGAGCATTCATAGCTGGAATCATATATTGTATCGGATCCTGGCAACTTGTGTGGgagcaacaaacacaaacaggatcCTAGCAACATCACATAAAGTATGTAACCGTGGTGTGTAACAACATCTCGTGCGCAGATATTCGATGAAGTGGAGAAGCGTCGGCAGATCTCCATGGCCTTGATCTACCCATTCATGCAGAAGCTGAGAGAGGCTTCATTCCCGGCTCCAGGACAAACAGTGGAGATTAAGAGCTTCATTCCTGAGTCGGGCACTgaggtcagaaaaaaaaaaaagaaaaaaaaatcaccccctcccccacctgctgTGAACTCAGCACTTCACCTCTCCTGATGAAAATGTCTAAGGGCTGTTTCTCTTCTTGTACTCCCGTCACGACTCTGCAGGACGGTGGCTGAATCAGAACAGCTCTTCTGATTTATGTTGAAGTTTTCAACATAAAACCAGTAGTTCATGTGTTGACCAGCTCACTTCCTAAGCGCTTACTCAGCCAGAAAACGATGTCCTCAGTCATTTGAAGGGAAAACAATCTGTTTTACAAACAGAAGTCCAAACAGCAGGCTCTGCTGTTATCAGCTTGTGATAACATTGTCCTGTCAAAGTTATGGCCGAGATCCGGAATCAACATGCACATGTCAGAGGAGACTGAACTGCCACATGATCAGGCATCTTGCAAATCAAGTCAAACTGGAACAGAAACTGAAAGTCAGGATCGTCACCGCCCTGACCTTTACactttctttacatatttgctgaTATCAAATCCCGATTCTTACAGTAAATAATGTCAGCTTTGTGTTTTACGTTCCGTAGgtttaagtttaaaaagtttaaactttttaaagagtTGGAAATGAGAACTTTTTAAGGGGTTtaaagagtttgaaaaaaatccacaacGGCAGAACCGTGGCTGTAATTCTTGAATGTCAGGCGCTTGCATTGCAGGCAGAATGTCATGGAAATCAACATACTTAAAATACTTAGTGTATGCAGGAACTCCTTTtgtaacatttatgtttgaaacGTTCAGATATCTTGACGGAGAAAGATTTAGTTCCAAGcatgaaaaacatgaagcaaaacaGATAAAGAGATTAAATAGGTAGATTGTTTTCATGGCAAAACTCTGCAGaacaatttccatttcaaaCCTGAAAACACTGTGACTTTTA encodes:
- the LOC122819170 gene encoding DENN domain-containing protein 2D-like isoform X5, whose product is MSEVTRRRKEVGLKNFRQRWSEQPKENLATADVPGKRCATPPGDNDGRPGALKRFSAMWPSFRKGRKDKIKEPDLAETRENLPVLDNVPIQPRRVSGQYFFEYLVVVSLKKNKDGSNYEPQITYQFPKRDVMAKYQKEEEEKTLKAITLFCFPEGISWAPLTEYPSETFSFVLTEIDGSRRNGYCRRLLPGGRGARPPEAFCIISSLACFGLFSKIFDEVEKRRQISMALIYPFMQKLREASFPAPGQTVEIKSFIPESGTEIIHLTRPLDSWLEHVNFCTLFHCLTDEEVLQVFAAAVLERRIIFFADELGTLSQVLHAVAALLYPFSWQHTFISIVPEILIDVVMAPTPYLLGVQKRLLDLVTDQSDLLLVDLSKNKKKTFLVTIGDEDSIVPPKLQAEILDALSQRKKVSDVEEAKKVEEVNRVVSEAFLHFFVRTVGHYSSYIKYTKGGPGVFEKRRFYKAIESKTTRHFVKKFIQTQMFDLFIQELEQQQPSGQQQGIFHRKITEYQKKKNEKTKKH